In the Candidatus Bathyarchaeota archaeon genome, TCCTCTTCCATCCACTATTGTTATTTCATGCATCACTAGGCTATGCGGAGTTTGCCTCATCTTTTCAACCAGCAAATATCTTCTTAGTACGCCGTTTCTCACGAATCTTCTGAAGCGTAGTATTCCGTCTGCAATGTGTTCTACGCCGAAGCCGAAGGCATCGCTAGTTGTGATTGCGTATTGGCTTGTAACTATTATTGTGAAGTCCCATTTTGACAGTACTTTCTTGATGAAATAGGAGTATTTCCTTGCCATCGCTGGCTTGTCAAGCCAAAATGCCGAAAGGGAATCAATCACCAAGCGGGCTCTTCCATAGCCTAAAACCTTTTTGGCTTCAATAACCTTGTTAACAAGTTCTTCAACGTCTAGGCTTCGCAGCGACCACTTATCCTCTAGACCCATCAAGGCATCAATTATCACCAGCCTATTTTCTTCGATTGCCCTATTGAAATCGAAGCCAAACTGGCCTGCTTGAGCAATTATCGACTGCCTACTTTCCTCAGTGGTAACAAATATGCATATGTCCTTCTCGCGTATACCTCGTCCAATGAAATGTATAGAGAAAATCGTTTTACCCGTTCCTGGCTCACCAGTACATGCTACGAGGAATCCTCTGGGTATTCCGCCGCCTATCATATGGTCTACTTCTGGAATTCCTGTAGAAAGCCTTTCGATGGGATTTGACTTATTCATCTTCATTTAGACTTATGCTTTTCTAGCTTAAAAGCTGAGTGCGTATTTATCTAATGGATTTTATTGCTGTTAATGCTTTATCTACAACGTTAGTGGCTGATGTTCCTAAAACTCTTATCATGGGCTCTTTTCCGATTTCCCCTAAATCATATATGATGTCTGGAACTTTCTCTATCTTTTTTATGGCTTGCTCTACTCCCCAACTTAGAGTTTTTCCTTCAATAGCTTTTAATTCTGCTGGTTCTTGGCTTCTGTCAAAACTTGAAACTGAAAATTCAGTTTTTTGGAAGCCTTCAATTAGTTCTTGGCTGTAACGTAAGTTGAGCGTAGCTCTCACATTAGGGTCATGTTTCATTGCTGTTAAAATTATACGTGCAAGGTGGTCTGAGGCTCCAAAACGGATGCATCCAACTCTTCTGAGCTTATTCCCAACTTTTACAATTCTTCCCTCAACTGCTGCGACGTGCCATTTGTTGGATGCGTAGGAAACAGCCATGGCAATTTGAGTTCCAACTTCAGCGGCATACGATATAAAAAGCTCAGAATTCTCCTCTATCATCTTTGCGGCAGCATGGACATTTTCCAAAACCCTAAACTTTTCAGCCTCATTATATAAGGTCGCCATAGGATTTACTGGAACCCTTCCCTCCCCAACTTT is a window encoding:
- a CDS encoding KaiC domain-containing protein — its product is MNKSNPIERLSTGIPEVDHMIGGGIPRGFLVACTGEPGTGKTIFSIHFIGRGIREKDICIFVTTEESRQSIIAQAGQFGFDFNRAIEENRLVIIDALMGLEDKWSLRSLDVEELVNKVIEAKKVLGYGRARLVIDSLSAFWLDKPAMARKYSYFIKKVLSKWDFTIIVTSQYAITTSDAFGFGVEHIADGILRFRRFVRNGVLRRYLLVEKMRQTPHSLVMHEITIVDGRGLVVLGPTRERKEDITLPRQVTEKIVKAQKLKKAELEDKQEQI